CCATGCCGCAAGTGTGGCGCGCGCCGGAGCTGCTGCACGGGCTGGGCAACATCATCGAGAACGCCGCCGATTTCGCGCAGAGCCGGGTGTGCATCCAGGCGCAGTGGAACGCCAGCCAGCTGCGCATCGCGGTGGAGGATGACGGCCCCGGCTTCGCGCCGGAGATCTTCGAGCGCATCGGCGAGCCCTATATCACCTCGCGCCCCGGCCATTTCGCGCTGGGCGAGACCGAGATCGGCCCCACCGGCACGCTCGACAAGCATGAAGGCATGGGGCTGGGCTTCTTCATCGCCAAGACCCTGCTGGAACAGACCGGCGCGACCGTCACCGCCATCAATCCCGATTCCGGCGGCGCGCGGGTCAGCGCGGTGTGGCCGCGCAACGTGATCGACGGCGAAGGCCCGCCCGGACGCGGCGAGGGCTAGAGAAGCCCGGCCGGGCGAATCCCTAGGTATAAGAACGAGTTATCGTTTCCGAAGTTTCGGTTGTCGCAGGGGGGTGCGCGGTATATGACACCCGGACAGGCACCCCCCCAAAAGGCAAGAAATGAGCGGCGACGATAAAACCCTGCTTCTGGTCGAGGATGACCGCCCCCTGCGCGAGCGGCTGGCCCGCGCCATGGAAGCGCGCGGCTTCACCGTGACCATCGCGGAGGGTGTCGCCGAGGGCAAGGCGCGCGCCAAGGAAGCGCCGCCGGCCTATGCGGTGGTGGACCTGAAGCTCGACGACGGCAACGGGCTGGACGTGGTGGAGACGCTGCATGTCGTGCGTCCGGAGAGCCGCGTCGTGGTGCTGACCGGCTTCGGCAATATCGCGACCGCGGTCGCGGCGGTGAAGTACGGCGCCATCGACTATCTGCCCAAGCCGGCCGATGCCGACGACATCCTGGCGGCGCTGCTGGCGCAGCCCGGCTCCAAGCCCAAGCCGCCGGAGAATCCGATGTCGGCGGACCGCGTGCGCTGGGAACACATCCAGCGGGTCTATGAGCTGTGCGGCCACAACGTGTCCGAGACGGCGCGCCGCCTCAACATGCACCGCCGCACCCTGCAGCGGATCCTGGCGAAGCGCAGCCCGCGGTAGAGCCGTTTCGGTTCGGATTGGATCATTCAAAGAGTAATCGTCATCGCCCGCTTCATGCGGGCGATCCAATTTGGCCGCGAGCAAGATGGATTGCCCGGACGGGCCTAGCGACAGCGTGGGCCGGCAATGACGGCTTTGTGGGTAAATCGAACCCGAAACGCTCCTACCGCGTGGCATTTTTCTTCGGCGCGGGCTTCGCGGCCGCGCCTTCATCGACCGCCTTGATCAGCTTCTTGGGCGCGATGGCGCGCCAGCGCCGCTCCAGCATCTTGCGCAGCATCGTTTCGTTCAGGCGCGATATCCGCACCAGCACGCTCGGATAGTCTTTATAGTGGTCGGTGATGAAATAGGTTTTCGGGTCCATCTCGATGAGGTTGTCGCGCTCGTCGATCGAACCCACGACCCACACGATCGAGGCGTCCTCGGCGCGCAGCCGGGTAAAGAACTTCTTCTCGATCTTGAACGCCGGCTTGCCGTAGGACGGCTCCTCCGTCGCCCCGGGGAACGACAAGGCGATTTTGCGCAAGGCCCGTTCAGTGATCGGCATCGGGCAGCACCGTGGCCTGGCGCGGGTCCGGCGCGATTTCGAGCAGCGAGGCCAGCCGGTCGGCCGCGACCTTGGCGAAGCGCAGCGTCACCGCCTTGCGTCGGCTGGCATGCACCGGCGCCGGTGTCGCCGGCCGCACGATGGCGCCGCCATATTTGTCGGCGACGATCAGCCCGGTGCCCGGCGGCACATGCTCATCGGGAAAGTCCGGCGGGATGGCGAAATAGAAATGCTCGCAGAAGTCGAGATAGTCCGGCCATTTGGTATCGCCGCGCAGATCGGCCAGCGCGACCTTGATCTCCACGCCGAGAAGCGTGCCGTCGGCGCCGAGCGCGGCGACGTCGAGCCGCCGCCCATTGGCCAGGGTGAATTCCAGGATCGGGCTGAAGCCCTGTTGCAGCAGGAGCCGGCTGACGCCGCGCGCCACCTCCGCCGCATTTGCCGTCGAAACGAGTGCCATGCCCGATTGGAACACTTCGGGAACGGGAGAGTCAATCGGGCTTACAAGAGCCGCTCATAGAACCCGCCGAAGGTCCGCGCCTTGTCGACAAGGTGGATCTCCAATATCCAGTGCCTTTCGTCGCCGGCCGCGTCGGGGTCGCGCATCCGGCTGGCGTTGCCGGGCGCGATCAGCCTTCCGGCGCGCGGCACCGGGGCGTGCGGAAAGCGGCCCTGGATCGTGTGGCCGGCGATCTCGCCGCCGAACAGCCAGCCGGCCGCCTCGGCCGTCTTCTGCGCGAAGGCGTAGAGCTGCTCGCAGGTGATGTCGGGCGCGGCGTGGTAGTGCGCGGCCACGATGTCGAACAGACGCGGCAGGTCGGCGACCAGCGCCTTCTTCCTTGCATCGCCGCCGAACACATAGGTGCGGCCGAGATCGGCCTCCCAATCTCCGATCACCGGGCCGAGATCGAGATAGACCAGGTCGTCTTCCTCTATCGTGTGCACCGGCGGATCGTCGGAGAAGACGCACACCGTGTTCGGGCCGGCCCGCACGATGCGCTTGTGCCAATGCGCCTTGACGCCGAAACGGTCGCGCGCCAAGGCGTGGATCTCCTCGCTCAGCGCGTCCTCGCGCTTGCCGGGCACGATCAGGCCTTCGCGTTCGATGGCGTCGAACAGCGCCAGTCCCCTGGCCTCGGCCTCTTCCAGCTTCGCGCGGCGCCCACTCTCATTTCCAATGCTCATGGCCGCGATACTATCAACAGCAGCGACCCGTGGAAAACCGGCGTGGACCGCAGCGCGCCGTGCTTCGCGTCCCAGGCGCCGCTCGCAAGGTCGCGCGCCAGCTCGCGTTCGAACCGTGCCGCCGCCTCGGGCGCGACGAAGCTCCAGGCCGAGCAGGCGCGCCGCGCCTTCGGATCGAGCAGCATCTCGGGACGTCCGTAATAGGCTTCGTTGAAGCCGTCGCTGCAATCGAGCGGAATGGGGATAGGCGTCGCTTCGATGTCGCCTCCGAGCGGCGCGAAGGCCGCGACCGGCGGATAGCGCCGCGCTTCGGTCGCGATCGCCTCCGGCGCGTATTCGGCCAGCCAGAAGCGGTCCAATCGATCCGGATCGCCCGTCATCACGACGACGGGCCCGCGCGTCACACGCCGCATTTCCTTCAAGCCGGCGGCGAGGTCCGGCCATTGATGCACCGAGAACGTCGTCATCGCGGCATCGAACGAGCCGTCGGCAAAGGGCAGCTTCTGCGCGACCGCATCGATGGCGCGCGGCAGATGCGCCGGGCGCTCGGCCCGCATCGCGGCGGAAGGCTCCACCGCCGTCACGGCGCGGTCGGACGGCTCGTAGGAGCCGGCGCCGGCGCCGATATTCAGCACCGTCTTCGCATCACCCAGCGCCGCATGGATGAACGCCGCGATACGCGGCTCGGGACGGCGGAACCCGGCATAACCGGGCCCGAGGACGCCGTAATCCGCGTCGCCCGCGCTGCCGTCGGCGTGTCGCTTGTCCATGGCGCCGACCATAAAGCAAAAGGGCGGCTCTGTTGAACCGCCCTTTCGCGCGTCCGGTGGCGGCCGGTCTATTCCGCCGCGAGCAGCTCGCCGCTCTTGCCGCGGTCGGCGAAGTTGATGGTCTGGAGGTAGCGGATGCCCTCCTCGGCAATGTCGTCGCCGACCATGCGGTCGCCTTCTTTCTTCAGCTCGTCCATGTCGACATACATGCCGTAGAACGCCTTGGTGCGCTCGGTGATGATGCCGGCGTTCAGCAGCGTCTTGATCAGCACGCGGAAGATGTTGGCCGACTGCTTCATGCCCTCGCGGCGGTCGTCGTCGGTGAAGGCTTCCATGATCGCGGCGCGCGCGTCCTGCCAGTCGATGCCGACGCTGTCATAGACCGTCTGCATCTGCTCGGCGTTGATGAGGTTGAACAGCAGCGTCTGGAAGCATTGCGCCGCCCAGTCCTCGACCAGGTTCTGCTCGTCCTTGCTGAGCTTGGGGATCGTGCGGTCGGCCCAGATCTTGCCGAATTTGTGATGGAACGCCTCGTCGGTCATCACGAGCTGGCAGAGCTTCACCAACAACGGGTCCTGCGCGTTCTGGTACAGCGTCGCGAAGGCGCCCATGGCGAGGCCCTCGACCAGCATCTGCATGCCGACGATCTTCTTGTAGACCTCCGGCGCGCCGACCATCTCGGTCAAGAGCGATTGCAGCGTGGGGCCGCAGGGCAGCGGCGAGCCCCAGCGCGCCTTGATATAGGCGGCGAAGGCGGTGACGTGGCGGGCTTCCTCGCGCGTCTGGTTGGCGGCGTATTCCTGGGCGCCCGGATCGCGCAGGATGTGGCAGAGCGAGGCGGAGAGCGCGAGCGCGCCCTGCTCGCCATGCAGGATGGCGGAAAGCTGCCAGCGCGTCGCCTCGTTGGCGAATTTGATCTTCTGCTCGCGCGTCATCGTATCGCCGATGCGGGTGTGGAAGATCGGGAAGAAATTCTCCGGCATGATCATCTTCTCCGTCGCGTCATAGGGCGCGGCGAAGTCGATGTATTTCTTGTCGAGCGGATCCCAGAAATGGTCGTGGGTCGCGCTGATGATCTTGTCGAAGGCGGTCGAGCGCACATTGTAGCGCGCGGGATCCAGCATCGCGGGAAAGTCGTCCGGCGCCACCGCGTCATAGGCATTGTCTTTGGTGATCTGAACCATGGCGATCTCCGGCTGCTGCGCGACTGAAATGGTGACGGTATCGTCAGTGTGAAGACGGAGGCGTTAAAAGTCAAGAAAGATGACGCCGGTGTCATCGATCTGACGTGCCGGGACGGCTCGGCTAGTCCCGGGCTTCGGTATAGATCACCAGCTTCAGGCTCGGGTCGTCATTGGCCTGGAAGCTGGTGTACTGCAGGCGCAACGCGCCCTTGCGCGGATGGGTCAGCCGCTTCTGCCCGGCGATGGTCTCGCGAAGATCGTGGGTGTCCCACCAAACGGCGAATTCGGCGCAGCCGGAGCGCAGACGTTCCAGCAGATCCGTGAACGCGGGATCCTGTGCCCAGAGGTCGTGGGTGGCGCGGAATTGGGCCACCATCCGCCGGGCTTCCCGCTCCCAATCCGCGCCGAACAGCGCGCGGGTCTTGGGATTGGTGAGCACCAGGATCAGCGTGTTGCGGTCCGCCTCGGCAATGCGGTCGAACGCGAAGAGCTCGGCGGCTGCGGCGTTCCAGGCCAGCACATCCCAGCGCCGGCCCGTCACATAGGCCGGAAGGTTCAAGGCCTCGACGGTCTGCCGCAAGCTGTCGGGCACGACCTCCCGCCCCAACGGACGGCGCTCGGCGTTGCGGGTCAAGGCCCGCAAATGCGCCTGTTCCACCGGATCGAGGCGCAAGGCGCGCGCCAGGGACTCCACGGTGGTCACCGATGGACTGACGGCGCGGCCCTGTTCCAGGCGGATGTACCAGTCGGTGCCAATGCCGGCGAGTTGCGCCACTTCCTCGCGGCGCAATCCCGGGGTCCGGCGCCGGCGACCGCCGGGCAGGCCCACGGCCTCCGGCGACAGCCGGCTGCGGCGCGAGCGGAGGAAATCGCCCAGTTCACGGTTGACGGCCTGATCCACGAAACCCTCGGAAGCAGTCTACAATCCTAGGATAATAGCAGGTCTGCATCCGGTTTTCCAGACATGCGACGGAGGGGCGTCATACCAACGGAAACCGACCATGAAAGCCGCCGTCCTCAAGGAATTCGGAACCCCCCTCGTCATCGAAGACCTGCCCGATCCCGTGCCCGGCACCGGAGACGTCATCGTCGATGTCGTGGCGGCCGGCGTGCTGCCCTACATGGCCGAGGTTTTGAGCGGGAAGCGGAAATACCTGATGGCGTTGCCGATGGCGCCCGGCGCTGGCGCGGTCGGCCGCGTTCGCGCCATCGGCCCCGATTCCACAAGGCTCAGGATCGGCGAATGGGTGATCTGCGATCCGACGGTGCGCTCGCGCGACGACGCCAGAACGCCCGACATCACGCTGCAGGGCCTAAGCGCGCGCGGCGAGGGCGGCCTGAAACTGCAGCAGCACTATCACCACGGTTCCTGGGCGGAGCGGATGCTGGTCCCGACCGAGAACGTCTTTCCCCTCGGCCCGATCGATGCGGCCGATGCGGGGATGTGGTGCGTCCTCGGCCTCTACCTCGTGCCCTATGGCGGCCTCCTCGCCATCGATCTCAAACCGGGCGAGACGCTGCTGGTGAGCGGCGCGACGGGGAATTTCGGCAGCGCGGGCGTGGCGGTGGCATTGGCCATGGGCGCCGGCTGCGTCGTGGCGCCGGGCCGCAACGAAGCGATGCTCGAAAGCCTGAAGCGCCGGTTCGGCGCGCGCGTTCGAACCGTGAAACTGACCGGCGACGAAGCGGAAGACATCCGGCGCATGAAAGCCGCGGCGCCGGGCCCCATCGATGGCGTGCTCGATCTGCTGCCGCCCTGGGCGCCCGCCTCGGCCGTCCGCGCCGCCGCGATGACGGTGCGCGAATATGGCCGCGTCGTCCTGATGGGCGGCGTCGGCATGCTGGGCGGCGGCGACCTCGCGCTCCCTTATCCGTGGATCATGCGCAACAACATCACGGTCAAAGGCCAGTGGATGTATCCACCCGCCGCCAACACGCTGATGATAAACTTGGTGCGCGCCGGGCTGCTGGACATCGCGACCGTGGAGACCACGGCGTTCCCGCTGGATCAGGCCAACGCGGCGGTGGCGAACGCGGCCGCGAAAGGCGGCAGGTTCAAGCGCACGGTGATCTGTCCCTAAGCCGCTCGCGTGGCGCTCAGCCCTTCTCGCTGAGCGTTCCCTTGGTCGAGGCGACGCCCCCCTCGAGCCGCTCATCGGGCTCGATCGCCTGGCGCAGCGCCCGCGCCGTGGCCTTGAAACAGGTCTCCACGATGTGGTGGCTGTTCTCGCCATAGAGGTTCTCGATGTGCAAGCAGATGCCGGCGTTCTGCGCGAAGGCCTGGAACCACTCCTTGAACAGCTCGGTGTCCATCTCGCCCAGCTTGGGCTTGGGGATGTCGACCCGCCAGATCAGATAGGGCCGGTTCGACACGTCGATGGCGACGCGGGTCAGCGTCTCGTCCATCGGGATGGTGGCGGCGCCGAAGCGGGTGATGCCGGCGAAATCGCCCAGCGCCTTCTTCACCGCCTGGCCGATGACGATGCCGGTGTCCTCGGTGGTGTGATGGAAATCGACATGCAGATCGCCCTGGGCGCGCACCTTCAGGTCGATCATCGAATGGCGGCCGAAGCTGTCCAGCATGTGGTCGAGGAAACCGATGCCGGTGTCGATATCAGTGAGGCCCGAGCCGTCGAGGTCGAGCGAAACGGAAATCTCCGTCTCGCGAGTCTTTCTTTCCACCGTGGCGGTACGCATGGCGCGGCATTCCCGATTCTGTGACGGTTTCTTATCCCAATCGTCCCGCGCTGTCGAAACGCCGGCTCAGGCGGCGCGGGGCAGCCGGAATACGCCGGTCGAGGGCTGCAGGCCGTCGGTCCCCATCAGCGCGAGCGATCCCGTCGCCGCATTGGCCTCGAAGGCGAGCCGGCTGTTGACGTTGGCGATGGGCGGCTGGAACCAGGCGAAGTCGTCGTCGCAGGGCGGCAGCGCCCGCGCCGCCG
Above is a window of Rhizomicrobium sp. DNA encoding:
- a CDS encoding ActR/PrrA/RegA family redox response regulator transcription factor, translated to MSGDDKTLLLVEDDRPLRERLARAMEARGFTVTIAEGVAEGKARAKEAPPAYAVVDLKLDDGNGLDVVETLHVVRPESRVVVLTGFGNIATAVAAVKYGAIDYLPKPADADDILAALLAQPGSKPKPPENPMSADRVRWEHIQRVYELCGHNVSETARRLNMHRRTLQRILAKRSPR
- a CDS encoding helix-turn-helix transcriptional regulator, which gives rise to MDQAVNRELGDFLRSRRSRLSPEAVGLPGGRRRRTPGLRREEVAQLAGIGTDWYIRLEQGRAVSPSVTTVESLARALRLDPVEQAHLRALTRNAERRPLGREVVPDSLRQTVEALNLPAYVTGRRWDVLAWNAAAAELFAFDRIAEADRNTLILVLTNPKTRALFGADWEREARRMVAQFRATHDLWAQDPAFTDLLERLRSGCAEFAVWWDTHDLRETIAGQKRLTHPRKGALRLQYTSFQANDDPSLKLVIYTEARD
- a CDS encoding MmcQ/YjbR family DNA-binding protein; protein product: MPITERALRKIALSFPGATEEPSYGKPAFKIEKKFFTRLRAEDASIVWVVGSIDERDNLIEMDPKTYFITDHYKDYPSVLVRISRLNETMLRKMLERRWRAIAPKKLIKAVDEGAAAKPAPKKNATR
- a CDS encoding ferritin-like domain-containing protein — encoded protein: MVQITKDNAYDAVAPDDFPAMLDPARYNVRSTAFDKIISATHDHFWDPLDKKYIDFAAPYDATEKMIMPENFFPIFHTRIGDTMTREQKIKFANEATRWQLSAILHGEQGALALSASLCHILRDPGAQEYAANQTREEARHVTAFAAYIKARWGSPLPCGPTLQSLLTEMVGAPEVYKKIVGMQMLVEGLAMGAFATLYQNAQDPLLVKLCQLVMTDEAFHHKFGKIWADRTIPKLSKDEQNLVEDWAAQCFQTLLFNLINAEQMQTVYDSVGIDWQDARAAIMEAFTDDDRREGMKQSANIFRVLIKTLLNAGIITERTKAFYGMYVDMDELKKEGDRMVGDDIAEEGIRYLQTINFADRGKSGELLAAE
- a CDS encoding M24 family metallopeptidase, with translation MSIGNESGRRAKLEEAEARGLALFDAIEREGLIVPGKREDALSEEIHALARDRFGVKAHWHKRIVRAGPNTVCVFSDDPPVHTIEEDDLVYLDLGPVIGDWEADLGRTYVFGGDARKKALVADLPRLFDIVAAHYHAAPDITCEQLYAFAQKTAEAAGWLFGGEIAGHTIQGRFPHAPVPRAGRLIAPGNASRMRDPDAAGDERHWILEIHLVDKARTFGGFYERLL
- a CDS encoding zinc-binding alcohol dehydrogenase family protein gives rise to the protein MKAAVLKEFGTPLVIEDLPDPVPGTGDVIVDVVAAGVLPYMAEVLSGKRKYLMALPMAPGAGAVGRVRAIGPDSTRLRIGEWVICDPTVRSRDDARTPDITLQGLSARGEGGLKLQQHYHHGSWAERMLVPTENVFPLGPIDAADAGMWCVLGLYLVPYGGLLAIDLKPGETLLVSGATGNFGSAGVAVALAMGAGCVVAPGRNEAMLESLKRRFGARVRTVKLTGDEAEDIRRMKAAAPGPIDGVLDLLPPWAPASAVRAAAMTVREYGRVVLMGGVGMLGGGDLALPYPWIMRNNITVKGQWMYPPAANTLMINLVRAGLLDIATVETTAFPLDQANAAVANAAAKGGRFKRTVICP
- a CDS encoding class I SAM-dependent methyltransferase; this encodes MDKRHADGSAGDADYGVLGPGYAGFRRPEPRIAAFIHAALGDAKTVLNIGAGAGSYEPSDRAVTAVEPSAAMRAERPAHLPRAIDAVAQKLPFADGSFDAAMTTFSVHQWPDLAAGLKEMRRVTRGPVVVMTGDPDRLDRFWLAEYAPEAIATEARRYPPVAAFAPLGGDIEATPIPIPLDCSDGFNEAYYGRPEMLLDPKARRACSAWSFVAPEAAARFERELARDLASGAWDAKHGALRSTPVFHGSLLLIVSRP
- a CDS encoding MmcB family DNA repair protein → MALVSTANAAEVARGVSRLLLQQGFSPILEFTLANGRRLDVAALGADGTLLGVEIKVALADLRGDTKWPDYLDFCEHFYFAIPPDFPDEHVPPGTGLIVADKYGGAIVRPATPAPVHASRRKAVTLRFAKVAADRLASLLEIAPDPRQATVLPDADH
- the hisB gene encoding imidazoleglycerol-phosphate dehydratase HisB; protein product: MRTATVERKTRETEISVSLDLDGSGLTDIDTGIGFLDHMLDSFGRHSMIDLKVRAQGDLHVDFHHTTEDTGIVIGQAVKKALGDFAGITRFGAATIPMDETLTRVAIDVSNRPYLIWRVDIPKPKLGEMDTELFKEWFQAFAQNAGICLHIENLYGENSHHIVETCFKATARALRQAIEPDERLEGGVASTKGTLSEKG